One part of the Methanomassiliicoccales archaeon genome encodes these proteins:
- a CDS encoding 50S ribosomal protein L2, translating into MGKNLRQQRRGRGGSQYRSPSHRHRGDIKLPPISEGVGRIIDLIHAPGRTGPLAEVDVEGEVFKMIASEGMQIGQEIYIGNSGAIVPGNILPLASIPEGTLIYNIESRPGDGGKFVRSAGNAAMVVSRGAKVVVQLPSGAMKTFDPRCRATIGVVAGGGHKEKPFGKAGTKFHAYRSKSKAYFKVRGVAMNPVDHPHGGGSHQHVGKPSTVGRNAPPGRKVGRLSPKRKKERK; encoded by the coding sequence ATGGGAAAGAATCTTAGACAGCAACGACGAGGTCGTGGCGGGTCACAGTATCGGTCGCCTAGTCATCGGCATCGCGGTGATATTAAATTGCCTCCAATCAGCGAAGGGGTTGGCAGGATTATTGACCTCATTCATGCACCTGGCAGAACGGGGCCACTCGCTGAGGTCGATGTCGAAGGGGAGGTCTTCAAAATGATCGCCTCAGAGGGTATGCAGATCGGCCAGGAGATTTATATTGGAAATTCGGGTGCGATCGTACCCGGCAATATATTGCCATTGGCTAGCATTCCCGAAGGGACTCTTATATACAATATTGAGTCGAGGCCTGGGGATGGTGGAAAGTTTGTGAGGAGTGCTGGAAATGCCGCGATGGTTGTGAGCAGGGGTGCCAAAGTCGTCGTCCAATTACCATCTGGCGCGATGAAGACCTTTGATCCCAGGTGTCGTGCGACAATTGGGGTCGTTGCTGGCGGTGGCCACAAGGAAAAGCCATTTGGAAAGGCCGGCACGAAGTTCCATGCCTATAGGTCCAAAAGTAAAGCGTATTTCAAGGTTCGCGGCGTCGCTATGAACCCTGTTGATCACCCTCACGGCGGAGGTTCTCACCAACATGTTGGGAAGCCAAGTACCGTGGGTCGTAACGCTCCACCTGGTAGGAAGGTTGGTCGATTGTCGCCGAAGAGGAAAAAGGAGAGGAAGTGA
- a CDS encoding 50S ribosomal protein L23 yields the protein MARDVLLYPYVTEKSMNHMTGTPTQDFKDGNKIEFIVLRNATKKEIKEAFEKRFEVKVEKVWTRISKEGKHAVIKLAEGYSAEDIGMRIGVF from the coding sequence ATGGCTAGGGATGTTCTTCTTTATCCATATGTTACTGAAAAATCGATGAATCATATGACTGGTACGCCGACTCAGGATTTCAAAGACGGGAATAAGATCGAATTCATCGTGCTGAGAAATGCAACAAAGAAGGAGATCAAAGAGGCATTTGAGAAGCGATTTGAAGTCAAGGTCGAAAAAGTTTGGACGAGAATAAGCAAAGAAGGTAAGCACGCGGTTATTAAGCTTGCTGAAGGCTATTCTGCCGAAGATATTGGCATGAGAATTGGAGTGTTCTGA
- a CDS encoding 50S ribosomal protein L18, with product MAHGPRYKVPFRRRREGRTDYRQRAKLLRAGVPRAVVRISLRNASVQFIEFDPVGDRVTAQAHSKELIKLGWNLSTGNTPAAYLTGYLAALRAKKKGIDRAVLDIGLRDPARGASCFAALKGILDAGIEVPHGEEVLPSEERIKGQHIGEDVEKLVEDIKRKMEVE from the coding sequence ATGGCTCACGGACCCCGATACAAGGTACCATTCCGACGAAGGCGCGAAGGTAGAACAGACTATCGACAAAGGGCAAAATTGCTGAGAGCAGGCGTTCCGAGGGCCGTCGTCAGGATTTCGTTGAGGAATGCAAGCGTGCAGTTCATTGAATTCGATCCAGTTGGCGATCGAGTGACCGCGCAAGCCCACTCGAAGGAACTGATTAAGCTTGGCTGGAATCTCTCAACCGGAAATACGCCTGCAGCTTATTTGACAGGATACCTCGCTGCTTTGAGAGCAAAAAAGAAAGGCATTGATCGGGCGGTTCTAGATATCGGTTTGCGGGATCCGGCGAGGGGTGCCTCATGTTTTGCTGCGTTAAAAGGAATTCTCGATGCAGGTATTGAAGTTCCACATGGTGAAGAGGTTCTTCCTTCGGAGGAGAGAATCAAAGGTCAGCACATCGGAGAGGACGTCGAGAAACTCGTCGAAGATATAAAAAGGAAAATGGAGGTGGAGTAA
- a CDS encoding 30S ribosomal protein S14 produces the protein MKPKKEFGRKKGCLRCGRKRGIIRRYGMHLCRQCFREIAPHIGFKKYS, from the coding sequence TTGAAACCAAAGAAGGAATTTGGCAGGAAGAAGGGATGCCTGCGATGTGGCAGGAAGCGTGGGATCATCCGCCGTTACGGTATGCATCTTTGCCGTCAATGTTTCCGCGAAATAGCGCCTCACATTGGATTTAAGAAATACTCATGA
- the rplX gene encoding 50S ribosomal protein L24, protein MIKSSKARKQRKAIYNAHNVKRRKMISSHLSESLMKEYKRRSLPVIKGDTVLIVRGDEEIVGTEGKVVRVDTKTGRVIIEGVTINKADGSQAPRPIHASNVVITKLDLSDPWRKNKLIGVQEGSS, encoded by the coding sequence ATGATCAAGAGCAGCAAGGCCAGGAAGCAGAGAAAGGCGATTTACAACGCACACAATGTCAAGAGGAGAAAGATGATTTCATCGCATCTCAGTGAATCATTGATGAAGGAATACAAGCGTAGATCACTCCCAGTGATCAAGGGAGACACCGTTCTCATAGTCCGTGGAGATGAGGAGATCGTGGGAACGGAGGGAAAAGTTGTGCGCGTCGATACCAAAACAGGGAGGGTCATCATCGAGGGCGTCACGATAAATAAAGCCGATGGGTCGCAAGCGCCTCGGCCCATTCACGCATCAAATGTGGTTATCACCAAACTTGATCTCAGTGATCCGTGGCGAAAGAACAAACTCATTGGCGTTCAGGAGGGCTCCTCATGA
- the yciH gene encoding stress response translation initiation inhibitor YciH, which translates to MAEICPVCGLPKELCMCEEIAREQQTVKISTDSRRYGKTVTVIEGIDANDIDLEDLARKLKTKCAAGGTTKDGKIELQGDHKKKVKEVLEEMGFKTEVR; encoded by the coding sequence ATGGCCGAGATATGCCCGGTTTGTGGACTACCAAAAGAATTGTGCATGTGTGAAGAAATCGCGAGAGAACAACAGACTGTCAAGATCAGCACTGATAGTAGAAGGTATGGGAAGACTGTGACAGTCATTGAAGGTATCGATGCGAACGATATCGATCTTGAGGATCTGGCCCGAAAATTGAAGACAAAATGTGCGGCTGGTGGCACTACAAAAGATGGAAAAATTGAGTTGCAAGGAGATCACAAGAAGAAAGTGAAAGAGGTCCTGGAAGAAATGGGGTTTAAGACAGAGGTTAGATGA
- a CDS encoding ribonuclease P protein subunit, giving the protein MKKRDFMRGEFIGLEVEVISSNHPGYIGLKGKIVDETKNTIRIEKNGVEKIIPKAGNEFMFTFNNERIRVRGDEIQFRPEDRIKKIR; this is encoded by the coding sequence ATGAAAAAGAGGGATTTCATGAGAGGTGAATTCATCGGTCTAGAAGTTGAAGTCATTTCATCTAATCATCCAGGATATATTGGTTTGAAGGGGAAAATTGTTGATGAAACAAAGAACACGATCAGAATTGAGAAGAACGGCGTTGAGAAAATAATCCCAAAGGCTGGGAATGAGTTCATGTTCACTTTCAATAATGAAAGAATTAGGGTTCGTGGCGATGAAATCCAATTCAGACCAGAAGATCGGATAAAGAAGATCAGGTGA
- a CDS encoding 30S ribosomal protein S19, whose protein sequence is MVEEKLTGTKASRRKARKKKGAIQARRKREFTYRGYTLEELLKMSFDEIVSIMPARVRRTLIRGFNEEQRTFIEKLKSGKYPVVRTHRRDIPILPEFVGRKVAVHNGKEFKEIEIKPEMIGHYLGEFAMTRKPVKHSGPGVGATRSSKFLPLK, encoded by the coding sequence ATGGTTGAAGAGAAGTTGACGGGAACGAAAGCCTCTCGGAGGAAGGCAAGAAAGAAAAAGGGCGCAATCCAAGCGAGGCGCAAGCGTGAGTTCACTTATCGTGGATATACACTTGAAGAACTCCTTAAGATGTCCTTTGATGAGATTGTTTCAATCATGCCTGCGAGAGTCAGACGTACGCTTATAAGAGGATTTAACGAGGAGCAGAGGACGTTTATTGAAAAATTGAAATCAGGCAAATATCCGGTGGTAAGGACGCACCGAAGAGATATTCCAATTCTGCCCGAATTTGTCGGCCGAAAAGTTGCGGTGCATAACGGAAAAGAATTCAAAGAAATAGAAATCAAGCCTGAGATGATCGGTCATTATCTGGGAGAGTTTGCGATGACCCGGAAGCCGGTAAAACACTCCGGACCTGGTGTGGGTGCGACGAGATCGTCAAAGTTCTTGCCACTTAAGTAG
- the rpmC gene encoding 50S ribosomal protein L29 has product MALLRTSEIRQMSKEERLTKLKELQDELMHERGTAAMGGAPANPGRIRALRKNIARILTVQREEET; this is encoded by the coding sequence ATGGCACTTCTGAGAACTTCGGAAATACGCCAGATGAGCAAAGAAGAACGGCTTACAAAGCTCAAAGAATTGCAAGATGAGCTCATGCACGAAAGAGGTACGGCTGCGATGGGCGGAGCACCGGCAAATCCCGGTCGGATCCGAGCTCTCAGGAAGAACATTGCCCGGATTCTTACCGTCCAAAGGGAGGAAGAAACGTAA
- the rpl4p gene encoding 50S ribosomal protein L4: MVSNERVNVYSLKGEIVKTIDLPPIFNTEFRPDLIRRAVSAMEANKRQPYGASPEAGMRHAVSTWGKGRGVARVQRLSQGARGAQSPGTVGGRRAHPPYAERDWSKKINRREKLLAKLSALAAVADPVKVRRRGHRFADGVTLPIVVEDDIEKISKTAEVLEVLESIGVVEDVRRAIKGTNIRAGRGKMRNRRYRIPRSLLIVVSDKDAPLVRSVENLPGVEISDVSNLNVKVLAPGGDPGRLTLFSESALIKLGEWSNG; this comes from the coding sequence ATGGTCAGTAATGAGAGGGTCAATGTTTATTCGTTGAAAGGAGAAATTGTAAAGACGATTGATCTTCCTCCGATTTTCAACACTGAGTTCAGGCCGGATCTCATCAGGCGTGCCGTGTCGGCAATGGAGGCAAATAAGCGGCAGCCGTATGGTGCATCACCTGAAGCAGGAATGCGTCATGCAGTATCAACTTGGGGGAAGGGACGGGGTGTTGCCAGAGTTCAGAGATTGAGCCAGGGCGCAAGAGGCGCTCAATCGCCAGGCACCGTAGGTGGTCGGAGGGCTCACCCCCCATATGCGGAGCGGGATTGGTCGAAAAAGATCAACAGACGGGAAAAGTTATTGGCAAAATTATCGGCGCTCGCCGCTGTTGCCGATCCAGTCAAAGTTAGAAGACGTGGGCACAGGTTCGCTGATGGCGTGACTTTACCCATCGTGGTTGAAGATGACATTGAGAAAATATCAAAGACTGCAGAGGTTCTCGAGGTTCTCGAAAGCATCGGCGTGGTTGAAGATGTCAGGCGGGCGATCAAGGGCACCAATATTAGGGCAGGTCGTGGCAAAATGCGAAATAGGAGGTATCGCATTCCACGCAGTTTGCTGATTGTCGTGTCTGATAAAGATGCGCCGTTGGTGCGAAGCGTTGAGAATCTTCCTGGCGTTGAAATCTCTGATGTTAGTAATCTCAACGTAAAAGTACTTGCCCCAGGGGGCGATCCCGGTCGCCTCACCTTATTCTCAGAATCAGCGCTCATCAAATTGGGGGAGTGGTCGAATGGCTAG
- a CDS encoding 30S ribosomal protein S8 gives MQNDPLNDAMATIKNAALVGKRECVIRPSSKLIGRVLKVMQESGYINQFEFIEDGKAGIFRVKLHGRINNCGVIKPRYSVKKNDLEKFEARYLPAQDFGVLILTTTKGVVSHVKAKELGIGGKLLAFVY, from the coding sequence ATGCAGAATGATCCGCTTAATGATGCAATGGCAACGATAAAGAATGCAGCACTCGTGGGCAAGCGGGAATGTGTGATTAGACCGTCCTCCAAGCTCATAGGCAGAGTGCTTAAGGTCATGCAAGAGTCAGGTTACATCAATCAATTTGAATTCATCGAAGATGGAAAGGCCGGAATATTCAGAGTGAAGTTGCACGGTAGAATCAATAATTGTGGCGTAATTAAGCCGAGATACTCGGTGAAAAAGAATGATCTGGAGAAATTCGAAGCGAGGTATCTACCTGCCCAAGACTTTGGCGTTCTCATTCTAACGACCACAAAGGGCGTTGTTAGTCATGTGAAAGCGAAAGAGTTGGGCATTGGAGGAAAACTCCTCGCTTTTGTCTACTGA
- a CDS encoding 30S ribosomal protein S17 has protein sequence MENKVRDIGVDVKVPEMKCDDVHCPFHGKLSVRGQILDGVVVSTKMDKTAVVERNYLRYIKKYERYEKRTSRISAHCPPCLGVKVGDKVRIMECRPLSKTVSFVIIEKR, from the coding sequence ATGGAAAACAAGGTAAGGGATATCGGAGTCGATGTGAAGGTTCCAGAAATGAAATGCGATGATGTGCATTGCCCTTTCCATGGGAAGCTTTCCGTCAGAGGACAGATACTTGATGGTGTCGTAGTTTCAACAAAGATGGACAAGACCGCAGTGGTCGAAAGAAATTATTTGCGCTATATCAAGAAGTATGAAAGATACGAGAAGAGAACAAGTCGGATCTCTGCTCATTGTCCTCCGTGTTTGGGTGTGAAAGTTGGTGATAAAGTCAGAATCATGGAATGCAGGCCACTGAGCAAGACGGTTTCATTTGTGATTATTGAAAAGAGGTGA
- a CDS encoding 30S ribosomal protein S4e — protein sequence MSRDMKRLTAPRSWPVPRKIWHWITKPSPGPHPKEMSIPLLVIVRDMLGLSDTAHEARLILANGEILVDGRPVRNRKFPVGLMDVISIPRISQHYRMLLNSKGKFELVKIREGKEKWKLCRIENKVTARGGKTQLCLHDGRNILVEKDDYKTGDVLKVEVPSQKILDVYRLDRGNLAYIIGGNHVGEVAVIEDYIETRSPSPNIVKFKDGTSTVKDNVFVIGTKVPEIDLPEASVL from the coding sequence ATGAGCAGGGACATGAAACGACTGACAGCACCACGAAGCTGGCCGGTGCCGAGGAAGATTTGGCACTGGATCACAAAGCCTTCGCCGGGTCCTCATCCAAAAGAAATGAGCATTCCGCTTCTGGTCATCGTTAGAGATATGTTGGGTCTTTCCGATACAGCGCATGAAGCGAGACTCATATTGGCAAATGGTGAAATTCTAGTGGATGGAAGGCCCGTTAGGAACCGAAAGTTCCCTGTTGGCCTCATGGATGTGATATCAATTCCACGTATCAGCCAACACTACAGGATGCTTCTGAACTCGAAGGGAAAATTCGAGCTAGTCAAAATTCGCGAGGGCAAGGAAAAATGGAAACTCTGTAGGATTGAGAACAAGGTGACCGCCAGAGGGGGAAAAACGCAACTTTGCCTCCATGACGGTCGCAACATTCTGGTTGAGAAAGATGACTACAAGACTGGTGATGTTTTGAAAGTCGAGGTTCCATCCCAAAAAATCCTCGATGTTTATAGGTTAGATAGAGGAAACCTCGCGTACATCATTGGTGGAAATCACGTGGGCGAAGTTGCAGTCATTGAGGATTATATAGAAACTCGTAGCCCGTCCCCGAATATCGTTAAGTTCAAGGACGGGACCTCAACGGTAAAAGATAACGTCTTCGTCATCGGCACGAAAGTTCCTGAAATAGACCTTCCGGAGGCGAGTGTGCTATGA
- a CDS encoding 30S ribosomal protein S3, with protein sequence MASERKFVTENIRRVLLKEFLMKEVDRAGFGGVEVQRTPMGTRVTLITERPGMVIGRRGVAIKNLTKAIEERFKFDNPQIEVQEAENPNLNAQIMAEKLAFALERGWHFRRAGHSTVRRIMDAGARGCQVVISGKLTGQRHRTEKFKEGYIKFCGEPRLKFMKTGFAVAKLKPGVIGVRVEIMDPQAKLPDEVEILPPEKAVETLPELADVLIAHEEQKEDETTVETDESLDNAGTDEIEDDKDDQNEDISLSNDEIDEDDEKLEEV encoded by the coding sequence ATGGCGAGCGAGAGGAAATTTGTGACTGAGAATATCCGTAGAGTTCTCCTAAAAGAATTCCTGATGAAAGAGGTTGACAGAGCGGGATTCGGCGGTGTCGAGGTGCAGAGAACCCCGATGGGAACCAGGGTGACACTAATAACTGAGCGGCCGGGTATGGTCATTGGTCGAAGGGGCGTAGCGATCAAGAATTTGACGAAGGCGATTGAGGAACGATTCAAGTTCGACAATCCGCAAATTGAGGTCCAGGAAGCAGAGAATCCGAATTTGAACGCTCAAATTATGGCAGAAAAACTTGCATTCGCTCTCGAACGTGGTTGGCATTTCCGGAGGGCAGGTCACTCGACTGTGAGGCGTATTATGGACGCAGGAGCGAGGGGATGCCAGGTCGTTATTTCTGGCAAATTGACAGGCCAGAGACACAGAACGGAGAAGTTTAAGGAAGGCTACATCAAGTTTTGCGGTGAGCCGCGGTTGAAGTTTATGAAGACTGGCTTTGCTGTTGCTAAGCTCAAGCCAGGTGTCATTGGTGTTCGTGTGGAAATAATGGACCCTCAGGCAAAGTTGCCGGATGAGGTTGAGATCCTCCCGCCGGAAAAGGCCGTTGAGACCTTGCCAGAACTTGCTGACGTTCTTATTGCTCACGAGGAACAGAAAGAAGATGAAACGACCGTTGAAACTGATGAGTCCTTAGACAATGCTGGAACCGATGAAATCGAAGATGATAAGGATGATCAAAATGAGGACATTTCATTGTCAAATGATGAGATTGATGAAGATGATGAAAAATTGGAGGAGGTGTAG
- a CDS encoding 50S ribosomal protein L32e, with product MSKHGGEIREISELPYYKDEYKEELEAMGINTLSDLLDALYDEARKKEIIDRLKGVGPKIAEHWIEIIEERGIIEESVPEPKEEEGVPEKASVEEAGEIGVEKDKGAPQESEAEEVIIEEEEISAGEAAIVEKGGYLVKAKPVLDPTIAKLLALRRKISERRPTFLRQEWFRYKRLGEKWRKPRGLHSKMRRHYKYRSPVVSIGYRGPKKVRGLHPSGFEEVMVYNPSQLEGIDPKRQAVRIGSTVGYKKRMEIESKADQLGIRILNRTG from the coding sequence ATGAGCAAGCACGGAGGAGAAATCAGGGAAATTTCAGAATTGCCATATTACAAAGATGAATACAAGGAAGAACTTGAAGCGATGGGAATCAATACCCTCTCGGACCTCCTTGATGCATTATATGACGAGGCACGAAAGAAGGAGATCATTGACCGCCTAAAAGGCGTCGGTCCTAAGATCGCCGAGCATTGGATCGAGATCATTGAAGAACGAGGGATTATTGAGGAGTCAGTGCCTGAACCAAAGGAAGAGGAAGGGGTGCCAGAAAAAGCGTCCGTCGAGGAGGCAGGAGAAATAGGGGTCGAGAAGGATAAGGGTGCCCCGCAAGAGAGTGAGGCAGAAGAGGTCATCATAGAAGAAGAGGAAATTTCGGCTGGAGAAGCGGCGATTGTCGAAAAGGGTGGTTATCTTGTCAAGGCAAAACCCGTCCTCGACCCAACAATCGCAAAATTGCTCGCACTAAGGCGCAAGATCTCGGAGAGGAGGCCTACGTTCCTTAGGCAGGAATGGTTCAGGTATAAGAGACTCGGTGAGAAATGGAGAAAGCCCCGCGGACTTCATAGTAAAATGCGACGGCATTATAAATATAGGTCTCCTGTCGTGTCAATTGGGTACCGCGGCCCGAAAAAAGTACGCGGATTACATCCATCTGGCTTTGAAGAAGTTATGGTTTACAACCCCTCACAGCTTGAGGGAATCGACCCAAAGCGACAGGCGGTAAGGATCGGTAGCACGGTTGGGTATAAGAAGCGAATGGAAATCGAAAGCAAGGCAGATCAGCTTGGAATCAGGATTCTCAATAGGACGGGATAA
- a CDS encoding 50S ribosomal protein L5: MSEVMRKPRIEKVVVNIGVGEAGERLVKAQKVLEMLTGQKPKVTTAKVTNRDLGVRKGMPIGCKVTLRGEKAEDFLKRALWIRENKIAIYSFDPEGNFSFGISDYTDFEGMKYDPEIGIFGMDICVSVKRPGYRVSTRRVMPRRLPKSHRLTREEALELLKERFGVEVVY, translated from the coding sequence ATGAGTGAAGTCATGAGGAAGCCTAGAATTGAGAAGGTCGTCGTCAACATCGGAGTCGGAGAGGCTGGAGAGCGGCTTGTGAAGGCTCAAAAAGTTCTTGAGATGCTGACTGGTCAAAAGCCAAAAGTCACGACTGCAAAGGTGACAAACAGGGATTTGGGCGTGAGAAAAGGTATGCCAATTGGGTGCAAGGTGACATTGAGAGGCGAAAAAGCTGAAGACTTCCTTAAGAGGGCGCTGTGGATCAGGGAAAACAAAATTGCCATTTATTCTTTTGATCCTGAGGGTAATTTCTCGTTTGGCATTTCCGACTACACTGACTTTGAAGGAATGAAATATGATCCCGAAATTGGAATTTTTGGGATGGACATTTGCGTCTCAGTCAAACGGCCAGGATACAGAGTATCAACGAGGCGTGTGATGCCCAGGAGGCTCCCTAAATCACATCGTTTGACAAGAGAAGAGGCATTGGAGCTATTGAAGGAGCGTTTCGGGGTGGAGGTGGTCTATTGA
- a CDS encoding 50S ribosomal protein L14, whose protein sequence is MKDLKGIAGRQTRGIQTGSELDVIDNTGAKVVSVIAVPGYHGVSRRYPRAGIGDIVIVSVKKGTPEMRRQVLHAVVVRQRRPYRRPDGTMVSFEDNAAVITTETGETKGTDIKGPVAREAAERWPRIAAVASMIV, encoded by the coding sequence GTGAAAGACTTGAAGGGCATTGCAGGCAGACAGACAAGGGGTATCCAGACAGGAAGCGAGTTGGATGTCATTGATAACACCGGTGCTAAAGTTGTGTCAGTGATAGCTGTCCCAGGATACCACGGTGTCAGCCGGAGATATCCGAGGGCGGGCATTGGCGATATTGTTATTGTATCTGTCAAGAAGGGAACACCAGAGATGAGACGACAAGTACTCCATGCTGTCGTCGTAAGACAGAGGCGTCCCTATAGGAGACCCGATGGGACAATGGTATCGTTTGAAGATAATGCGGCTGTCATCACCACTGAGACAGGTGAGACAAAAGGAACGGATATTAAAGGGCCAGTGGCGAGAGAAGCGGCAGAGAGATGGCCGAGGATCGCTGCTGTGGCTTCGATGATCGTTTGA
- a CDS encoding 50S ribosomal protein L22 has product MVGYTAEADPDITSRAIGKELPISPKHAREICNILRGKTTEEASQILQEIIDLRRPVPMKRFKKGVSHKRGVGPGRYPRKAAKEILKVLEGAKHNAEYKGLDPENMRIKVITANLGRTIKGYIPRAYGRATQWNQQTTNIEIILEEMK; this is encoded by the coding sequence ATGGTCGGGTACACTGCTGAAGCGGATCCAGATATTACATCGAGGGCGATCGGAAAGGAACTTCCTATCTCACCAAAGCACGCTAGGGAAATCTGCAATATCCTCAGAGGAAAAACAACAGAGGAGGCCTCACAAATCTTGCAGGAGATCATTGACCTGAGGCGACCCGTTCCAATGAAGCGTTTCAAGAAGGGGGTTTCGCATAAACGAGGGGTAGGTCCTGGTCGTTACCCACGAAAAGCAGCAAAGGAGATCTTGAAGGTCCTTGAAGGGGCGAAGCATAATGCGGAGTACAAGGGGCTCGATCCTGAGAACATGCGAATTAAGGTAATCACCGCAAATCTCGGAAGAACCATCAAGGGATATATACCAAGGGCGTACGGAAGGGCAACTCAATGGAATCAGCAGACAACAAATATTGAGATCATACTGGAGGAGATGAAGTAA
- a CDS encoding 50S ribosomal protein L6, translated as MVVTGIIEEVVSIPGGVTVELSDGNVTVSGPKGKLSRRLAHPRVQIIKLNSEIVVRCELPRKKERALVGTFAAHIKNMIEGVMHGFEYRMKIVYSHFPIKAYVKGDKFVIENFLGERTPRKANILGDTKVAVKGNEVILTGIDIEAVSQTAANIERATIIKGYDSRVFQDGIYIVEKARRISQ; from the coding sequence ATGGTAGTCACTGGTATAATCGAAGAAGTCGTCAGCATTCCTGGCGGGGTTACTGTTGAGCTCTCTGATGGAAATGTGACGGTCTCAGGTCCAAAAGGAAAGCTCAGTAGGAGATTAGCTCATCCGCGAGTTCAGATCATCAAATTAAACAGTGAGATCGTCGTACGTTGCGAGCTCCCGCGCAAAAAGGAGCGAGCTCTCGTCGGAACTTTTGCGGCACATATCAAGAACATGATTGAAGGCGTGATGCATGGATTTGAATACAGGATGAAGATCGTGTATTCGCACTTTCCAATTAAGGCATATGTAAAAGGCGATAAGTTCGTCATTGAGAATTTCCTCGGCGAGAGGACGCCCCGCAAAGCGAATATTCTTGGTGATACTAAGGTCGCGGTTAAAGGCAATGAAGTCATATTGACAGGAATCGATATCGAAGCAGTTTCCCAGACAGCTGCAAATATCGAACGGGCTACGATCATCAAAGGATATGATTCAAGGGTCTTTCAAGATGGCATTTACATAGTTGAAAAAGCAAGGAGGATAAGTCAATGA
- a CDS encoding 50S ribosomal protein L19e produces MNLRNQRRIAAEILGCGINRVWIDPNRIEDIADAITRADIRTAIDSGAIVALPKRGISRARARYRAAQKEKGRRRGPGSRKGAAGARTPEKKHWIQIIRSIRRTLRELRDEGKISKAVYREFYMKAKGGMFKSKTHLITHLKMEGHLKEGN; encoded by the coding sequence ATGAACCTTAGAAATCAGAGACGGATTGCGGCAGAGATCCTCGGATGTGGTATCAACAGGGTCTGGATTGATCCGAATCGGATTGAGGATATCGCTGACGCGATCACCCGCGCCGATATCCGAACTGCAATTGATTCTGGAGCAATCGTGGCTCTTCCGAAGAGAGGAATTTCACGAGCAAGAGCTAGGTATCGAGCTGCCCAAAAAGAAAAAGGAAGACGAAGAGGTCCAGGCAGTAGAAAGGGTGCCGCAGGTGCGAGAACGCCTGAAAAAAAGCATTGGATTCAGATCATCAGATCGATAAGGAGAACCCTCAGGGAGTTGAGGGATGAAGGCAAGATCAGCAAAGCTGTTTACAGGGAGTTCTATATGAAGGCCAAAGGCGGAATGTTTAAGAGCAAGACTCATTTGATCACTCACCTCAAAATGGAAGGACATCTTAAGGAGGGCAACTGA